TGGCTGAGGTGGGGCCCAGGGTCACTCAATGTCACTAATAGTGGAGGGTTGGGTCCTCCCCTGGAGCCTGGCCAATACCCAGGCTCTGTTTGAGGTTGCCCTTGAACTCCTTGTTCCTCAGGCAGTAGATGAGAGGGTTCACAATTGGAGTCAGGACTGTGTAGATGGCTGAAATTAGCTTATTTGAGCTCCGAGAGTCAATGGCCTGGGGACGGACATACATGAAGATCATGGCTGTGTAGAAGATGACCACCACAGTGAGGTGGGAGGCACAGGTGGAGAAGGCTTTCCAGCGGCCGGTAGAGGAGGGGATTCGCAGCACAGCCATGCAGATGTGTCCATAAGAGAGCATGGTGGCAATGAGTGGAAACACCAGGATAATGAAAGCCAAGACAAAGTCGACCAGCTCAGCTGTGGAGAAGTCTGTGCAGGCCagtttgaggatgggggagatgtCACAGAAAAAGTGGTTCATGACATTGGAGCCACAGAAAGTGGCACTGGAGATGAAGTAGACTTTAATCACAGAGATGGTGAAGCCACTAGCATAAGAGAAGGCCACTAGCTGCACACAGAGGCCTGTGGTCATGATGACTGAGTAGCGCAAGGGGTGGCCAATGGCCACATAGCGGTCATAGGCCATGGAGGCAAGGAGGACGCACTCACTGCACACCAGGGAGCTGAAGAAGTAAAGCTGTGTCATGCAGCCTGTGAAAGAGATACTTCTCTGCTGGGAGAGAAAGCTGTCCAACATCTTGGGGAAGATGTCAGAGACGTACCAGATCTCCAGGAAGGACAGGCTTGCCAGAAAGTAGTACATGGGCTTGTGGAGGGCGTTACTGGTCCATACCACAAGTATGATGGTGGCGTTCTCTGCCAGGACAAAGAGATAAGCCAGGAGGAAAAGTAGAAAGAGCAGGTACTGCAGCCACAGGACTGTGGGGAAGCCCACGAGGATGAATTCC
This region of Trichosurus vulpecula isolate mTriVul1 chromosome 3, mTriVul1.pri, whole genome shotgun sequence genomic DNA includes:
- the LOC118842779 gene encoding olfactory receptor 6B2-like — encoded protein: MRGENVTHVKEFILVGFPTVLWLQYLLFLLFLLAYLFVLAENATIILVVWTSNALHKPMYYFLASLSFLEIWYVSDIFPKMLDSFLSQQRSISFTGCMTQLYFFSSLVCSECVLLASMAYDRYVAIGHPLRYSVIMTTGLCVQLVAFSYASGFTISVIKVYFISSATFCGSNVMNHFFCDISPILKLACTDFSTAELVDFVLAFIILVFPLIATMLSYGHICMAVLRIPSSTGRWKAFSTCASHLTVVVIFYTAMIFMYVRPQAIDSRSSNKLISAIYTVLTPIVNPLIYCLRNKEFKGNLKQSLGIGQAPGEDPTLHY